The Virgibacillus sp. MSP4-1 genome has a segment encoding these proteins:
- a CDS encoding O-acetylhomoserine aminocarboxypropyltransferase/cysteine synthase family protein gives MSQEKLGLETLHLHGGQEPDPTTGSRAVPIYQTTSYAFRDTEHAQNLFGLKEEGNIYSRIMNPTVDVFEKRVALLEGGTNAVGLSSGMAAISLSIFNLARAGDEIVAATDLYGGTYNLFNHTLPKYGINVKFVDPKDPENFREAITDKTKAVFAETIGNPSLHILDIEAVAAIAHENGIPLLIDNTFATPYSCRPIEYGADVVIHSATKWIGGHGTVIGGVVVDGGSFDWNNDKFPDFTEPDPSYHNLVFSDLGEAAFGTKLRVQLLRDFGPCLSPQSAFQLLQGLETLHLRVPKHNENALEIAKFLENHKHVEWVAHPNLSSHPSYALAEKYFDQGAGSIVVFGIKGDREDGRKVVDNVQLFSHLANVGDAKSLIIHPASTTHQQLNEEELKQAGVTEEFIRLSVGLESTKDLIHDLDQAIKAAVKEPV, from the coding sequence ATGAGTCAGGAAAAATTGGGATTGGAAACATTACATTTACATGGAGGTCAGGAGCCGGATCCAACAACAGGTTCCCGTGCAGTGCCGATTTATCAAACGACCTCATACGCATTTCGTGATACAGAACATGCCCAGAACTTATTTGGGCTTAAAGAAGAAGGAAATATTTATTCCCGTATTATGAACCCAACCGTTGATGTGTTTGAGAAACGAGTCGCGCTTTTAGAGGGGGGAACCAATGCAGTTGGATTATCATCAGGGATGGCAGCCATTTCCCTATCCATCTTTAACCTTGCAAGAGCCGGGGATGAAATTGTTGCTGCCACGGACCTGTATGGAGGAACCTACAACCTGTTTAACCATACCTTGCCGAAATACGGAATCAATGTAAAATTTGTGGACCCTAAAGATCCGGAAAACTTCAGAGAGGCCATTACGGACAAAACCAAAGCGGTATTTGCGGAAACGATCGGAAATCCAAGTCTTCATATTTTAGACATCGAAGCAGTTGCAGCCATTGCTCATGAAAACGGAATTCCATTACTTATTGATAACACATTTGCCACTCCTTATTCCTGCCGGCCTATTGAATACGGAGCCGATGTTGTTATTCATTCCGCTACAAAATGGATTGGCGGCCACGGAACGGTCATTGGAGGAGTTGTTGTCGATGGCGGAAGCTTCGACTGGAACAATGACAAATTCCCTGATTTTACAGAGCCTGATCCAAGCTATCATAATCTCGTTTTTTCAGATCTCGGGGAAGCAGCCTTTGGTACGAAGCTTCGTGTACAGCTTCTTCGTGACTTTGGACCATGCTTAAGTCCGCAAAGTGCATTCCAATTGCTGCAAGGTCTGGAAACCCTGCATCTCCGTGTTCCTAAACATAATGAAAATGCTCTGGAAATCGCGAAATTCCTGGAAAACCATAAACATGTAGAATGGGTGGCTCATCCAAATTTAAGCAGTCATCCTTCCTATGCTCTTGCTGAAAAATATTTTGATCAGGGAGCAGGCTCCATTGTCGTCTTTGGAATTAAAGGGGACCGTGAGGATGGACGAAAAGTCGTTGACAATGTCCAGTTATTCTCACACCTGGCAAATGTCGGCGATGCCAAATCCTTAATCATTCATCCTGCTTCAACGACGCATCAGCAGCTGAATGAGGAAGAGTTAAAACAAGCAGGCGTGACAGAGGAATTCATTCGTCTTTCCGTCGGCCTAGAGTCAACAAAAGATCTCATTCATGATTTAGACCAGGCCATAAAGGCAGCTGTCAAAGAGCCAGTATAA